A portion of the Deltaproteobacteria bacterium genome contains these proteins:
- a CDS encoding MmgE/PrpD family protein has protein sequence IVLKDGQSLWRRVDYPKGSPENPMTTDEIEDKFKALARTVKDQDAILSILKFYQSLEELKDLSPLIALLR, from the coding sequence ATCGTGCTCAAGGATGGGCAGAGCCTCTGGCGGCGAGTTGATTATCCCAAAGGCTCACCGGAAAATCCGATGACGACGGATGAAATTGAGGATAAATTCAAAGCCCTGGCTCGGACCGTGAAAGATCAAGATGCCATTTTATCAATCCTGAAATTTTACCAAAGCCTTGAGGAATTAAAAGACCTTTCTCCACTGATCGCCCTGCTGCGCTAA
- a CDS encoding putative quinol monooxygenase, with the protein MIYVIATIELMAGKRDEFLKKVQQLVPKVKAEKGCLEYGPAIDVPTSIKAQMPVRENVVTMIEKWIDLKALETHLSAPHMLEYREAVKGMVVGTKLQILQPA; encoded by the coding sequence ATGATTTACGTGATTGCCACGATTGAACTGATGGCAGGAAAAAGGGATGAGTTTTTAAAAAAAGTTCAACAACTGGTGCCCAAGGTGAAGGCCGAAAAAGGCTGCTTGGAATACGGGCCGGCCATTGATGTACCCACGAGCATCAAAGCGCAAATGCCGGTACGGGAGAATGTCGTCACCATGATCGAAAAATGGATTGACCTAAAAGCCCTGGAAACTCACCTTAGCGCCCCCCATATGCTGGAGTATAGGGAGGCGGTAAAGGGCATGGTGGTCGGAACCAAGCTGCAAATCCTCCAGCCGGCCTAA